Proteins co-encoded in one Scatophagus argus isolate fScaArg1 chromosome 11, fScaArg1.pri, whole genome shotgun sequence genomic window:
- the LOC124067443 gene encoding anosmin-1 isoform X2: protein MFSRSLNVCVTLCLWITALMSPGSVCARKQDDSFFTASIYRARCASRCLSLHITRISAFFKHSQCLEPCKESWDLKENQCQDLCEPLFPKKHYECLTSCEFLKSVEGVKQGDCPAPEKASGFAAACVESCEEDGECSAVKKCCSNGCGHTCQLPKNLYKGVPLKPRKELVFLEHPSGQLEIRWSSKFNISVEPVLYVVQRRWNYGIHPSEDDATEWQTVAQTAEERVQLADIRASRWYQFRVAAVNVHGTRGFTAPSKHFRSSRDPAAPPSPTSLRVTNVTLDDEGLVTARLNWTLPEEPDIPIHHYKVFWSWTVPTKSMVPSKKKRRKTTNGAQSWVDLEGLQQNSSYTVELQAVTYWGQVRLKSSKASLHFSTTQNNESVKSLLKSKKEEISPLGSTMAKRPSGPLEVGTPFYQDGQLQVRVYWKNRGDPTVSRYHVQWVPEYCSHNETRGPEKSVTQENYINLPGLLFSCKYKVTVHMLKSKRRSKDESTTFLTPSCATIRSKTHKHIPCPGEGAPGLPKVLAKPENLTASFSINEGNITGNFLWRVSRVAPHQRITGFQVTWAEITTESRQNSLPNSIISQSQILPPDHNLLVVSNLRPSTFYRLEVQVITTGGEGPATVKTFQTPNILPVIQHRPRLRQHHSHHQKPSVERH from the exons TGCCTGGAGCCCTGCAAGGAATCCTGGGACCTGAAGGAAAACCAGTGCCAGGACTTATGTGAG CCCCTCTTTCCCAAAAAGCACTATGAGTGTCTCACGAGCTGTGAGTTCCTGAAGTCAGTAGAGGGAGTGAAGCAAGGCGACTGTCCTGCCCCGGAGAAGGCCAGTGGCTTCGCAGCAGCCTGCGTGGAGAGCTGCGAGGAGGATGGAGAGTGTTCGGCCGTGAAGAAGTGCTGCTCCAACGGCTGTGGCCACACTTGTCAGCTGCCTAAAAACCTCTACAAAG GAGTCCCTCTGAAGCCGAGGAAAGAGCTGGTGTTTTTGGAGCATCCGTCAGGTCAGCTGGAGATCCGCTGGTCCTCCAAGTTCAACATTTCTGTGGAGCCTGTGCTCTATGTGGTGCAGCGCCGCTGGAATTATGGCATCCACCCCAGCGAGGACGATGCCACCGAGTGGCAGACTGTGGCACAG ACTGCAGAGGAGCGTGTCCAACTGGCCGACATCAGAGCCAGCAGATGGTACCAGTTCAGAGTTGCTGCAGTCAATGTCCACGGGACGAGAGGCTTCACTGCGCCCAGCAAACACTTCCGCTCCTccagag ATCCTGCCGCCCCTCCCAGCCCGACCAGTTTACGAGTCACCAACGTGACGCTGGACGACGAAGGCCTGGTGACAGCTCGTCTCAACTGGACCCTGCCAGAGGAGCCCGATATCCCCATACATCACTACAAAGTGTTCTGGAGCTGGACTGTGCCCACGAAGTCCATGGTGCCATccaagaagaaaaggagaaagaccACCAACGGG GCTCAGAGCTGGGTGGATCTGGAGGGGCTGCAACAGAACAGCAGTTACACTGTGGAGCTGCAAGCTGTCACATACTGGGGACAGGTGCGTCTGAAGAGCTCCAAGGCTTCTCTCCACTTCAGTACCACCCAGAATAATGAGTCAG TAAAATCACTGCTCAAGTCAAAGAAGGAGGAGATATCCCCTCTTGGTTCCACCATGGCCAAACGCCCTTCTGGCCCTTTAGAGGTAGGAACACCCTTCTACCAGGATGGCCAGCTGCAGGTCCGTGTCTACTGGAAGAACCGAGGAG ACCCCACAGTGAGTCGCTACCACGTCCAGTGGGTGCCAGAGTACTGCAGCCACAATGAGACAAGAGGACCAGAGAAATCTGTCACACAG GAGAACTACATCAACCTCCCAGGCCTGCTGTTCTCCTGCAAGTACAAAGTCACTGTTCACATGCTGAAGTCCAAGAGACGGTCCAAGGACGAGAGCACCACCTTCCTCACCCCATCCTGTGCTACCATCCGGAGCAAGACTCACAAACATATCCCCTGCCCAGGGGAGGGAG CTCCAGGCCTTCCAAAGGTTTTGGCCAAGCCAGAGAACCTGACGGCCTCTTTCTCCATCAATGAGGGAAACATCACAGGCAACTTCCTGTGGCGTGTGTCCAGAGTGGCTCCCCATCAGCGAATCACGGGCTTTCAGGTCACCTGGGCCGAGATCACCACTGAAAGCCGGCAAAACAGCCTGCCCAACAGCATCATCTCCCAGTCCCAGATTCTGCCCCCA GATCATAACTTGCTTGTAGTGTCCAATCTGCGGCCGTCCACCTTCTACAGACTGGAGGTGCAAGTCATAACAACTGGAGGAGAAGGTCCTGCCACTGTCAAGACCTTCCAGACCCCTAACATATTACCAGTCATTCAACACC GACCCAGACTCCGGCAGCATCACTCCCACCACCAGAAGCCATCAGTAGAAAGACACTGA